From the genome of Nakamurella flavida, one region includes:
- a CDS encoding carbohydrate ABC transporter permease, producing the protein MTTTAATPVTPPTATTRSKPGRSSGSKAGSAFAGIAAWIIGLIFVLPVAWMILTSFHSEAQAGAQRPQVFAPLTLENYDKFFGSTGINPWPPLINSATASIISTLIVLCLAIPAAYALSVKPVRKWTDVMFFFLSTKMLPAVAGLLPIYIIAQNIGLLDNIWFLILLYTAMNLPIAIWMMRSFLADIPPALFEAASLDGAGLLLTLRRVVAPIAAPGIAATALICFIFSWNELLFAKSLTGTVAGTAPVFLTGFVTSQGLFLAQVSAAATIVSLPVLIAGFAAQDKLVQGLSLGAVK; encoded by the coding sequence ATGACCACCACCGCAGCCACCCCGGTCACCCCGCCCACCGCGACGACCAGGAGCAAGCCCGGACGCTCCTCGGGCTCCAAGGCGGGTTCGGCCTTCGCGGGCATCGCCGCCTGGATCATCGGCCTGATCTTCGTCCTGCCGGTCGCCTGGATGATCCTGACCAGCTTCCACAGCGAGGCCCAGGCCGGCGCGCAGCGCCCGCAGGTGTTCGCCCCGCTGACCCTGGAGAACTACGACAAGTTCTTCGGTTCCACCGGCATCAACCCGTGGCCGCCGCTGATCAACTCGGCCACCGCGTCGATCATCTCGACGCTCATCGTGCTGTGCCTGGCCATCCCGGCCGCCTACGCGCTCTCGGTGAAGCCGGTGCGCAAGTGGACGGACGTGATGTTCTTCTTCCTGTCCACCAAGATGCTGCCCGCGGTGGCCGGCCTGCTGCCGATCTACATCATCGCCCAGAACATCGGCCTGCTGGACAACATCTGGTTCCTGATCCTGCTGTACACGGCGATGAACCTGCCCATCGCGATCTGGATGATGCGCTCCTTCCTGGCCGACATCCCGCCGGCCCTGTTCGAGGCCGCCTCGCTGGACGGCGCCGGGCTGCTGCTGACCCTGCGCCGGGTCGTCGCCCCGATCGCCGCCCCGGGCATCGCCGCCACCGCGCTGATCTGCTTCATCTTCAGCTGGAACGAGCTGCTGTTCGCCAAGTCCCTGACCGGCACGGTGGCCGGCACCGCTCCGGTGTTCCTCACCGGCTTCGTGACCTCCCAGGGCCTGTTCCTGGCCCAGGTGAGCGCGGCTGCCACAATCGTCTCCCTGCCGGTGCTGATCGCCGGTTTCGCCGCCCAGGACAAGCTGGTCCAGGGCCTGTCCCTGGGAGCCGTGAAGTGA
- a CDS encoding DUF808 domain-containing protein: MTGLFALLDDVAAMVKLAASSLDDIAAGAGRASVKAAGVVVDDAAVTPRYVQGLKPQRELSIIARIAKGSLRNKLLVILPIALLLSQFAPFLLTPILMVGGTYLCFEGAEKLWEKFSGHEEKAQESGERSPEDAAAHEKQVVAAATRTDFILSAEIMVIALNEVADQGLVSRAVILVVVAVLITALVYGAVALIVKMDDAGLALAKRPGRAIAGLGRGLVAAMPIVLAVLSWVGMIAMLWVGGHILLVGADELGLHAPYGWVHHLEVVVHDATGGFGVILGWITNTFFSAVLGVLVGAVVVTVVHLVGALRARRAGVGTCDARVH, encoded by the coding sequence ATGACCGGACTCTTCGCTCTGCTGGACGATGTCGCGGCGATGGTCAAGCTGGCCGCGTCGTCCCTGGACGACATCGCCGCCGGCGCCGGTCGGGCCAGCGTCAAGGCGGCCGGGGTGGTCGTCGACGACGCCGCGGTGACCCCCCGGTACGTCCAGGGCCTCAAGCCGCAGCGGGAGTTGTCGATCATCGCGCGCATCGCGAAGGGGTCACTGCGCAACAAACTCCTGGTGATCCTGCCGATCGCCCTCCTGCTGAGTCAGTTCGCGCCGTTCCTGCTCACCCCGATCCTCATGGTCGGCGGGACGTACCTGTGCTTCGAGGGTGCGGAGAAGCTGTGGGAGAAGTTCTCCGGTCACGAGGAGAAGGCCCAGGAGTCGGGGGAGCGGTCGCCCGAGGACGCGGCCGCCCACGAGAAGCAGGTGGTCGCCGCGGCCACCCGCACCGACTTCATCCTCTCGGCCGAGATCATGGTGATCGCGCTCAACGAGGTCGCCGACCAGGGCCTGGTGTCCCGGGCGGTGATCCTGGTCGTGGTGGCCGTGCTGATCACCGCGCTGGTCTACGGCGCGGTCGCGCTCATCGTCAAGATGGACGACGCCGGGCTGGCCTTGGCGAAGCGTCCGGGTCGCGCGATCGCCGGCCTGGGGCGCGGCCTGGTGGCCGCCATGCCGATCGTGCTGGCCGTGCTGTCCTGGGTCGGGATGATCGCCATGCTCTGGGTCGGCGGGCACATCCTGCTGGTCGGCGCGGACGAACTGGGTCTGCACGCCCCGTACGGATGGGTGCACCACCTCGAGGTCGTCGTGCACGACGCCACCGGGGGGTTCGGCGTCATCCTCGGGTGGATCACCAACACCTTCTTCTCCGCGGTGCTGGGTGTCCTGGTCGGCGCCGTGGTGGTGACCGTGGTGCACCTGGTGGGTGCGCTGCGGGCTCGCCGGGCCGGGGTCGGGACTTGCGATGCCCGGGTGCACTGA
- the rpsL gene encoding 30S ribosomal protein S12 — protein MPTIQQLVRKGRTDKVSKTKTPALKGSPQRRGVCTRVYTTTPKKPNSALRKVARVRLTSQVEVTAYIPGEGHNLQEHSIVLVRGGRVKDLPGVRYKIIRGSLDTQGVKNRKQARSRYGAKKEKS, from the coding sequence ATGCCCACGATCCAGCAGCTGGTCCGCAAGGGCCGCACCGACAAGGTGAGCAAGACCAAGACGCCGGCCCTCAAGGGGAGCCCGCAGCGTCGTGGTGTCTGCACCCGCGTCTACACGACCACCCCGAAGAAGCCCAACTCCGCGCTGCGCAAGGTCGCCCGTGTCCGGCTGACCAGCCAGGTCGAGGTCACCGCCTACATCCCCGGCGAGGGCCACAACCTGCAGGAGCACTCCATCGTGCTGGTGCGCGGCGGTCGCGTGAAGGACCTCCCCGGCGTCCGCTACAAGATCATCCGCGGCTCGCTGGACACCCAGGGCGTCAAGAACCGCAAGCAGGCTCGCAGCCGTTACGGCGCGAAGAAGGAGAAGAGCTAA
- the rplD gene encoding 50S ribosomal protein L4 — translation MTTVQITSPTGEAAGSVDLPDAVFDVQANVPLMHQVVVAQLAAARQGTHKAKNRGEVSGGGKKPYRQKGTGRARQGSTRAPQFVGGGTVHGPVPHLYLQRTPKKMKAAALRGALSDRARSGNVHVLSGVVEGTSPSTKTAVSALASVSTAKHVLVVISREDEVSWKSLRNVPTVHLLAADQLNTYDVLVSDDVVFTRSALEEFVIQASRSVSQRSVAAESDSTIALDKEATK, via the coding sequence ATGACCACCGTCCAGATCACCTCCCCCACGGGTGAGGCCGCCGGTTCCGTGGACCTGCCCGACGCCGTCTTCGACGTCCAGGCCAACGTGCCGCTCATGCACCAGGTCGTCGTGGCCCAGCTGGCCGCCGCCCGTCAGGGCACCCACAAGGCCAAGAACCGCGGCGAGGTGTCCGGCGGTGGCAAGAAGCCGTACCGCCAGAAGGGCACCGGCCGCGCCCGCCAGGGTTCGACCCGTGCACCGCAGTTCGTCGGCGGTGGCACCGTGCACGGCCCGGTCCCGCACCTGTACCTGCAGCGCACCCCCAAGAAGATGAAGGCCGCCGCCCTGCGCGGTGCCCTGTCCGACCGGGCCCGCAGCGGCAACGTGCACGTCCTGTCCGGCGTGGTCGAGGGCACCTCGCCCAGCACGAAGACCGCCGTCTCCGCGCTCGCCTCGGTGAGCACCGCCAAGCACGTGCTCGTGGTCATCAGCCGTGAGGACGAGGTCAGCTGGAAGAGCCTGCGCAACGTGCCGACCGTGCACCTGCTCGCGGCCGACCAGCTCAACACCTACGACGTGCTGGTCAGCGACGACGTGGTCTTCACCCGGTCCGCGCTCGAGGAGTTCGTGATCCAGGCCTCGCGTTCCGTCTCGCAGCGGTCCGTCGCGGCCGAGTCCGACTCGACCATCGCCCTCGACAAGGAGGCCACGAAGTGA
- the rpsJ gene encoding 30S ribosomal protein S10: protein MAGQKIRIRLKAYDHEAIDASARKIVETVTRTGARVVGPVPLPTEKNVYCVIRSPHKYKDSREHFEMRTHKRLIDILDPTPKTVDALMRIDLPASVDVNIQ from the coding sequence GTGGCGGGACAGAAGATCCGCATCAGGCTCAAGGCCTATGACCATGAGGCGATCGACGCGTCCGCGCGCAAGATCGTCGAGACGGTGACCCGGACGGGCGCCCGCGTCGTCGGCCCGGTGCCGCTGCCCACCGAGAAGAACGTGTACTGCGTCATCCGCTCGCCGCACAAGTACAAGGACTCGCGCGAGCACTTCGAGATGCGGACGCACAAGCGGCTGATCGACATCCTCGACCCGACGCCCAAGACGGTGGACGCGCTCATGCGCATCGACCTCCCGGCCTCGGTCGACGTCAACATCCAGTAG
- a CDS encoding DeoR/GlpR family DNA-binding transcription regulator — MQAKHAEERRRQILDHARGAGHIDVTDLAVQLDVAAETVRRDLRVLEEHGLLRRTHGGAYPVESAGFETNLAHRSEHRVAEKRRVAVAAADLLGDAETVYVDEGFTPQLVAEQLAQVSRPITVVTSSLAAAGLLAPVAHISVILLGGRVRGRTLATVDHWATDMLSGLVVDLAFLGANGITRDRGLTTPDPAVSAVKAKVVSVSRRRVFVGVHLKFGVSSFCRFAEVSDFQTLVTDTGLSSHEAHRYSALGPQVIRV, encoded by the coding sequence ATGCAGGCCAAACACGCCGAGGAACGACGGCGGCAGATCCTGGACCACGCCCGGGGCGCCGGCCACATCGACGTCACCGATCTCGCCGTCCAGCTCGACGTCGCCGCGGAGACGGTCCGTCGCGATCTGCGCGTGCTGGAGGAACACGGTCTGCTCCGCCGCACCCACGGCGGCGCGTACCCGGTGGAGAGCGCAGGGTTCGAGACCAACCTGGCCCATCGCTCCGAACACCGGGTGGCCGAGAAGCGGCGGGTCGCCGTGGCCGCCGCGGATCTCCTCGGGGATGCCGAGACCGTCTACGTGGACGAGGGTTTCACTCCGCAGTTGGTGGCCGAGCAGCTCGCCCAGGTCTCCCGGCCGATCACCGTGGTGACGTCCTCGCTGGCGGCCGCGGGCCTGCTGGCGCCGGTCGCGCACATCTCGGTCATCCTGCTGGGCGGCCGGGTCCGCGGACGCACGCTGGCCACGGTGGACCACTGGGCGACCGACATGCTCTCCGGCCTGGTCGTGGACCTGGCGTTCCTCGGGGCCAACGGCATCACCCGCGACCGCGGGCTCACCACCCCCGACCCGGCCGTCTCCGCCGTCAAGGCGAAGGTCGTGTCGGTGTCCCGGCGGCGCGTGTTCGTCGGGGTCCACCTCAAGTTCGGCGTGTCCAGCTTCTGCCGCTTCGCCGAAGTCTCGGACTTCCAGACCCTGGTCACCGACACGGGTCTGTCCAGTCACGAGGCGCACCGCTACTCCGCACTCGGACCCCAGGTGATCCGGGTGTAG
- the rplW gene encoding 50S ribosomal protein L23 — protein sequence MIADPRDIILRPIVSEKSYALLETGRYTFEIHPSANKTQVKIAIEQIFDGVKVVSVNTINRQGKRKRTRFGYGTRKSTKRAIVTLSAGSKPIEIFSGA from the coding sequence GTGATCGCCGATCCGCGCGACATCATCCTGCGGCCGATCGTCTCCGAGAAGAGCTACGCGCTGCTCGAGACGGGTCGCTACACGTTCGAGATCCACCCCTCCGCCAACAAGACCCAGGTCAAGATCGCCATCGAGCAGATCTTCGACGGGGTCAAGGTGGTCTCGGTCAACACCATCAACCGGCAGGGGAAGCGCAAGCGGACCCGGTTCGGATACGGCACGCGCAAGTCGACCAAGCGCGCCATCGTCACTTTGTCGGCCGGCAGCAAGCCGATCGAGATCTTCTCGGGCGCCTGA
- a CDS encoding carbohydrate ABC transporter permease, producing MTATTVDDPAARHAQKAAKKEGWVRRGPLLPALIFTIVMTQLPFVATLVISFLDWQAYSPDTRSFAGFDNFVNVFKDSGLRQSVFTTILLTVTVVLVSLVLGLGIALLLNRKFIGRGIVRTLMITPFLVVPVAAALFFKHGIFNPTSGLINGVISWIWGLFGDTTPPVPVWLTEFPLISVEIQLIWQWTPFMTLILLAGLQSRPGDVLEAAAVDGASPWQTFANITMPHMRQYLELAGLLGTIYIVQNFDSVFTITSGSLGTANLPYTIYTTVFNAQDYGLASAQGVIVVIGSIIIATFALRTVSSLFREESTR from the coding sequence ATGACCGCCACCACCGTCGACGATCCGGCTGCGCGCCACGCGCAGAAGGCAGCCAAGAAGGAGGGGTGGGTACGGCGGGGTCCGCTGCTGCCTGCCCTGATCTTCACCATCGTGATGACCCAGCTGCCCTTCGTGGCCACCCTGGTCATCTCGTTCCTGGACTGGCAGGCCTACTCCCCCGACACCCGCAGCTTCGCCGGGTTCGACAACTTCGTGAACGTCTTCAAGGACTCGGGGCTGCGCCAGTCGGTGTTCACCACCATCCTGTTGACGGTCACCGTGGTCCTGGTGTCCCTGGTGCTGGGCCTGGGCATCGCCCTGCTGCTCAACCGGAAGTTCATCGGCCGCGGCATCGTCCGGACGCTGATGATCACGCCGTTCCTGGTCGTCCCGGTGGCCGCCGCCCTGTTCTTCAAGCACGGCATCTTCAACCCCACCTCCGGCCTGATCAACGGTGTCATCTCGTGGATCTGGGGCCTGTTCGGCGACACCACCCCGCCGGTGCCGGTGTGGCTGACGGAGTTCCCGCTCATCTCGGTGGAGATCCAGCTGATCTGGCAGTGGACGCCGTTCATGACGCTGATCCTGCTGGCCGGCCTGCAGTCCCGCCCCGGTGACGTGCTCGAGGCCGCCGCGGTCGACGGCGCCAGCCCGTGGCAGACGTTCGCCAACATCACGATGCCGCACATGCGCCAGTACCTGGAGCTCGCCGGTCTGCTGGGGACCATCTACATCGTCCAGAACTTCGACTCGGTCTTCACCATCACGTCCGGCTCGCTGGGCACCGCGAACCTGCCGTACACGATCTACACCACCGTGTTCAACGCCCAGGACTACGGCCTGGCCTCCGCGCAGGGGGTCATCGTGGTGATCGGCTCGATCATCATCGCCACCTTCGCGCTGCGCACCGTGTCCAGCCTGTTCCGCGAGGAGAGCACCCGATGA
- the rplB gene encoding 50S ribosomal protein L2, with protein MGIRKYKPTTPGRRGSSVSDFAEVTRDFPEKSLVRPLHSKGGRNVHGRVTTRHQGGGHKRAYRLVDFRRADKDGVPATVAHIEYDPNRTARIALLHFADGEKRYIIAPQKLRQGDAIECGAGADIKPGNNLPLRNIPVGTVIHAIELRPGGGAKIARSAGTKVQLVAKDGPYAQLRMPSGEIRNVDVRCRASIGEVGNAEQANINWGKAGRMRWKGKRPSVRGVAMNPVDHPHGGGEGKTSGGRHPVNPAGRPEGRTRQPGKASDKLIVRRRRKGGKKR; from the coding sequence ATGGGTATCCGCAAGTACAAGCCGACGACGCCGGGTCGTCGCGGCTCCTCGGTGAGCGATTTCGCCGAGGTCACTCGCGACTTCCCCGAGAAGTCGCTGGTCCGCCCCCTGCACTCCAAGGGCGGGCGCAACGTCCACGGCCGGGTCACCACCCGCCACCAGGGTGGCGGGCACAAGCGTGCCTACCGCCTGGTGGACTTCCGTCGGGCCGACAAGGACGGCGTGCCGGCCACGGTCGCGCACATCGAGTACGACCCGAACCGCACCGCGCGCATCGCGCTGCTGCACTTCGCGGACGGCGAGAAGCGCTACATCATCGCCCCGCAGAAGCTGCGCCAGGGTGACGCCATCGAGTGTGGCGCCGGCGCCGACATCAAGCCCGGCAACAACCTGCCGCTGCGCAACATCCCGGTCGGCACGGTCATCCACGCCATCGAGCTGCGGCCCGGCGGCGGCGCGAAGATCGCCCGCTCGGCCGGCACCAAGGTCCAGCTGGTGGCGAAGGACGGCCCCTACGCGCAGCTGCGCATGCCGTCCGGCGAGATCCGCAACGTCGACGTCCGTTGCCGCGCCAGCATCGGCGAGGTCGGCAACGCCGAGCAGGCGAACATCAACTGGGGCAAGGCCGGCCGCATGCGCTGGAAGGGCAAGCGCCCCTCCGTCCGTGGTGTCGCCATGAACCCGGTCGACCACCCGCACGGTGGTGGCGAGGGCAAGACCTCCGGTGGCCGTCACCCGGTCAACCCGGCCGGTCGCCCCGAGGGCCGTACCCGCCAGCCGGGCAAGGCCAGCGACAAGCTGATCGTCCGTCGTCGCCGTAAGGGTGGCAAGAAGCGATGA
- the fusA gene encoding elongation factor G, translated as MASNALDKVRNIGIMAHIDAGKTTTTERILFYTGITYKIGEVHDGAATMDWMEQEQERGITITSAATTTSWKGHKINIIDTPGHVDFTVEVERSLRVLDGAVAVYDGVAGVEPQTEQVWRQAEKYHVPRMCFVNKLDRTGADFFRCVQMMIDRLNATPAVLQIPIGSEGDFIGVVDLLQMRALTWRGETQKGDDYAVEEIPADLAESAAEWREKLIETISENDDEAMEAYLVGEELTLDQLNAAIRRATIAGKVNPVVTGSAFKNKGVQPMLDAVVAYLPSPLDIGAVHGTLQDGETPVEREPDASAPFAGLAFKVATDPHLGKLTFVRVYSGTLQSGTQVINSIKDRKERIGKIYQMHANKREELSSVSAGDICAVMGLKQTTTGETLCDPANPVVLESMSFPEPVISVAIEPKTKSDQEKLGTAIQKLAEEDPTFKVQNDEETGQTVISGMGELHLDILVDRMRREFNVEANIGKPQVAYRETIRGTVEKYGYTHKKQTGGSGQFAKIQITVEPLDMATSEGATYEFVNAVSGGRIPREYIPSVDAGAQDSLQYGVLAGYPMLGVKLTLVDGAYHEVDSSEMAFKIAGSIAMKEAARLARPVLLEPMMAVEVVTPEDNMGDVIGDLNSRRGQIQGMDERAGARVVTALVPLSEMFGYVGDLRSKTAGRASYSMVFDSYAEVPANVAKEVIAKATGE; from the coding sequence GTGGCATCCAACGCCCTCGACAAGGTCCGCAACATCGGGATCATGGCGCACATCGACGCGGGCAAGACCACCACGACCGAGCGCATCCTGTTCTACACCGGTATCACCTACAAGATCGGTGAGGTCCACGACGGCGCAGCCACCATGGACTGGATGGAGCAGGAGCAGGAGCGGGGGATCACCATCACCTCCGCCGCCACGACGACGTCGTGGAAGGGTCACAAGATCAACATCATCGACACCCCCGGGCACGTCGACTTCACGGTCGAGGTGGAGCGCTCGCTCCGCGTGCTCGACGGTGCCGTCGCGGTCTACGACGGTGTCGCCGGCGTCGAGCCGCAGACCGAGCAGGTCTGGCGGCAGGCGGAGAAGTACCACGTGCCGCGGATGTGCTTCGTCAACAAGCTCGACCGCACCGGCGCCGACTTCTTCCGCTGCGTGCAGATGATGATCGACCGGCTGAACGCCACTCCCGCGGTGCTGCAGATCCCGATCGGCTCCGAGGGCGACTTCATCGGCGTCGTCGACCTGCTGCAGATGCGCGCCCTCACCTGGCGTGGCGAGACCCAGAAGGGCGACGACTACGCCGTCGAGGAGATCCCGGCCGATCTGGCCGAGTCGGCCGCCGAGTGGCGCGAGAAGCTCATCGAGACGATCTCCGAGAACGACGACGAGGCCATGGAGGCCTACCTCGTCGGCGAGGAGCTCACCCTCGACCAGCTGAACGCGGCGATCCGCCGGGCGACCATCGCCGGCAAGGTCAACCCGGTCGTCACCGGCTCCGCCTTCAAGAACAAGGGTGTCCAGCCGATGCTGGACGCGGTGGTGGCGTACCTGCCCTCGCCGCTGGACATCGGCGCCGTGCACGGCACCCTGCAGGACGGCGAGACCCCCGTCGAGCGCGAGCCCGACGCCTCCGCGCCGTTCGCCGGTCTGGCGTTCAAGGTCGCGACCGACCCCCACCTGGGCAAGCTGACGTTCGTCCGGGTCTACTCGGGCACGTTGCAGTCCGGCACGCAGGTGATCAACTCGATCAAGGACCGCAAGGAGCGGATCGGGAAGATCTACCAGATGCACGCCAACAAGCGGGAGGAGCTCTCGAGCGTCTCCGCAGGCGACATCTGCGCCGTGATGGGTCTCAAGCAGACCACCACCGGTGAGACCCTCTGCGATCCGGCGAACCCGGTGGTCCTGGAGTCGATGAGCTTCCCCGAGCCCGTCATCTCCGTGGCCATCGAGCCGAAGACCAAGAGCGACCAGGAGAAGCTGGGTACCGCCATCCAGAAGCTGGCCGAGGAGGATCCGACCTTCAAGGTGCAGAACGACGAGGAGACCGGTCAGACGGTCATCTCGGGCATGGGTGAGCTGCACCTGGACATCCTGGTCGACCGCATGCGGCGTGAGTTCAACGTCGAGGCGAACATCGGCAAGCCGCAGGTCGCGTACCGCGAGACCATCCGCGGCACCGTCGAGAAGTACGGCTACACCCACAAGAAGCAGACCGGTGGATCCGGGCAGTTCGCCAAGATCCAGATCACGGTCGAGCCGCTGGACATGGCCACCTCCGAGGGTGCGACGTACGAGTTCGTCAACGCGGTGTCCGGTGGTCGCATCCCGCGGGAGTACATCCCGTCGGTCGACGCCGGTGCCCAGGACTCGCTGCAGTACGGCGTGCTCGCCGGGTACCCGATGCTCGGGGTCAAGCTGACCCTGGTCGACGGTGCCTACCACGAGGTCGACTCCTCGGAGATGGCGTTCAAGATCGCCGGTTCCATCGCCATGAAGGAAGCGGCCCGGCTCGCCCGGCCGGTCCTGCTCGAGCCGATGATGGCCGTCGAGGTCGTCACGCCCGAGGACAACATGGGCGACGTGATCGGTGACCTGAACTCCCGCCGTGGGCAGATCCAGGGTATGGACGAGCGCGCGGGTGCCCGCGTGGTCACCGCCCTGGTCCCGCTCTCGGAGATGTTCGGCTACGTGGGCGACCTGCGGTCCAAGACCGCCGGCCGTGCGTCGTACTCGATGGTGTTCGACTCCTACGCCGAGGTTCCCGCGAACGTGGCGAAGGAAGTGATCGCGAAGGCGACGGGCGAGTGA
- the rpsG gene encoding 30S ribosomal protein S7, which produces MPRKGPAPKRPLVADPVYNSPLVTQLVNKVLLDGKRSIAQSIVYGALEGCREKSGTDPVVTLKRALDNVRPTLEVRSRRVGGATYQVPVEVRTTRQTTLALRWLVGYSKARREKTMTERLMNELLDASNGLGAAVKRREDTHKMAESNKAFAHYRW; this is translated from the coding sequence ATGCCTCGCAAGGGTCCCGCACCGAAGCGACCGTTGGTCGCCGACCCGGTGTACAACTCCCCGCTGGTCACCCAGCTGGTGAACAAGGTCCTGCTGGACGGCAAGCGCTCCATCGCGCAGTCCATCGTCTACGGCGCCCTCGAGGGCTGCCGCGAGAAGTCGGGCACCGATCCGGTCGTCACCCTCAAGCGCGCGCTGGACAACGTCCGCCCCACCCTGGAGGTGCGCAGCCGTCGAGTCGGTGGCGCCACCTACCAGGTGCCGGTCGAGGTCCGCACCACCCGGCAGACCACCCTCGCGCTGCGCTGGTTGGTCGGCTACTCCAAGGCCCGTCGTGAGAAGACCATGACCGAGCGCCTGATGAACGAGCTGCTCGACGCTTCGAACGGCCTCGGCGCCGCGGTGAAGCGTCGCGAGGACACGCACAAGATGGCCGAGTCCAACAAGGCCTTCGCGCACTATCGCTGGTAA
- the rplC gene encoding 50S ribosomal protein L3 — protein MANAIKGILGHKLGMTQVFDASNRIVPVTVVAAGPVVVTAVRTPEKDGYTGVQLAFGKIDPRKVTKPVAGHFAAAGTTPRRHIVELRTSDIAGYTVGQELTASDVLDAGLLVDVTGVSKGKGYAGVMKRHGFKGLGAGHGVQRKHRSPGSIGGCSTPGRVFKGMRMAGRMGNDKITTQNLTIHAVDADKGLVLIKGALPGSKGGVVFIKSAVKNSGKAS, from the coding sequence ATGGCTAATGCGATCAAGGGAATCCTGGGCCACAAGCTCGGGATGACCCAGGTCTTCGACGCCTCGAACCGGATCGTCCCGGTCACGGTCGTCGCGGCCGGGCCGGTCGTGGTCACCGCGGTCCGCACCCCGGAGAAGGACGGCTACACCGGCGTCCAGCTCGCCTTCGGGAAGATCGACCCGCGCAAGGTCACCAAGCCCGTGGCCGGCCACTTCGCCGCCGCCGGCACGACCCCCCGCCGCCACATCGTCGAGCTCCGCACCTCGGACATCGCCGGATACACCGTGGGCCAGGAGCTCACCGCGTCCGACGTCCTGGATGCCGGCCTGCTCGTCGACGTCACCGGCGTGTCCAAGGGCAAGGGCTACGCGGGCGTCATGAAGCGTCACGGCTTCAAGGGCCTCGGCGCCGGCCACGGCGTGCAGCGCAAGCACCGCTCGCCGGGCTCCATCGGTGGCTGCTCGACCCCGGGCCGTGTCTTCAAGGGCATGCGCATGGCCGGTCGAATGGGCAACGACAAGATCACCACCCAGAACCTGACCATCCACGCGGTGGACGCCGACAAGGGCCTCGTGCTCATCAAGGGCGCGCTGCCGGGCTCCAAGGGTGGCGTCGTGTTCATCAAGTCCGCCGTCAAGAACTCCGGGAAGGCTTCCTGA
- the tuf gene encoding elongation factor Tu, with product MAKAKFDRSKPHVNIGTIGHVDHGKTTLTAAITKVLADKYPNLNQASAFDQIDKAPEERQRGITINIAHVEYQTEKRHYAHVDAPGHADYIKNMITGAAQMDGAILVVAATDGPMPQTKEHVLLARQVGVPYILVALNKSDMVDDEEILELVELEVRELLSSQDFDGDNAPVVRTSGLKALEGDPKWVETVVELMNAVDESVPDPERDTDKPFLMPIEDVFTITGRGTVVTGKVERGSINVNATVEIVGIKPKSFQTTVTGIEMFRKLLDSATAGDNAGLLLRGTKREDVERGQVVVKPGSITPHTEFEAQVYILGKDEGGRHTPFFNNYRPQFFFRTTDVTGVVTLPEGTEMVMPGDTTEMTVSLIQPIAIEDGLRFAIREGGRTVGAGSVTKIIK from the coding sequence GTGGCGAAGGCGAAGTTCGACCGGAGTAAGCCGCACGTCAACATCGGCACCATCGGTCACGTCGACCATGGCAAGACGACGCTGACGGCGGCCATCACGAAGGTCCTGGCCGACAAGTACCCGAACCTGAACCAGGCTTCGGCGTTCGACCAGATCGACAAGGCTCCCGAAGAGCGTCAGCGCGGCATCACCATCAACATCGCGCACGTGGAGTACCAGACCGAGAAGCGTCACTACGCCCACGTGGACGCCCCCGGCCACGCGGACTACATCAAGAACATGATCACCGGTGCCGCTCAGATGGACGGCGCGATCCTCGTGGTCGCGGCGACCGACGGCCCGATGCCGCAGACCAAGGAGCACGTGCTCCTGGCCCGCCAGGTCGGCGTGCCCTACATCCTGGTCGCGCTGAACAAGTCGGACATGGTGGACGACGAGGAGATCCTGGAGCTCGTCGAGCTCGAGGTCCGCGAGCTGCTGTCGTCGCAGGACTTCGACGGCGACAACGCTCCGGTCGTGCGCACCTCCGGGCTCAAGGCTCTCGAGGGTGACCCGAAGTGGGTCGAGACCGTCGTCGAGCTGATGAACGCGGTGGACGAGTCCGTTCCGGATCCGGAGCGCGACACCGACAAGCCGTTCCTGATGCCCATCGAGGACGTCTTCACCATCACCGGCCGCGGCACCGTGGTGACCGGCAAGGTCGAGCGTGGCTCGATCAACGTCAACGCCACCGTCGAGATCGTCGGGATCAAGCCGAAGTCCTTCCAGACCACGGTCACCGGCATCGAGATGTTCCGCAAGCTGCTGGACTCGGCGACCGCCGGCGACAACGCCGGTCTGCTGCTGCGTGGCACCAAGCGCGAGGACGTCGAGCGCGGGCAGGTCGTCGTGAAGCCGGGTTCGATCACCCCGCACACCGAGTTCGAGGCTCAGGTCTACATCCTGGGCAAGGACGAGGGCGGGCGTCACACCCCCTTCTTCAACAACTACCGCCCGCAGTTCTTCTTCCGCACCACGGACGTCACCGGCGTCGTCACGCTGCCCGAGGGCACCGAGATGGTCATGCCCGGCGACACCACCGAGATGACGGTCTCGCTGATCCAGCCGATCGCCATCGAGGACGGCCTGCGTTTCGCCATCCGCGAGGGTGGGCGCACCGTCGGTGCCGGTTCGGTCACCAAGATCATCAAGTAG